A part of Deltaproteobacteria bacterium genomic DNA contains:
- a CDS encoding 2,3-butanediol dehydrogenase encodes MKAAVWHGKRDVRVEEVPEPPIPSPEEVKIKVHWCGICGSDLHEYLAGPIFIPVENPHPLTGKKAPVILGHEFSGEIAQIGEGVHGIQVGDRVTASASRSCGECFWCKRGETIICHMNAATGMMADGAFAEYVNVPAYNIYKLPEGVSFEEAALTEPLAVGVHAMRRARIKTGDHVVIVGAGTIGLSVLQATRASGAGTITVVEVAEARKEYAKKLGATRVLDPTKVDVPAEVARITDGVGADLGFECVGDPKTALLTLDSVRRGGKMVVLGVFERPAEINLNSCVFFEKQIIGSLGYNDEFSTVLSFLVDGRLQAKPMISGKIRLEDILEMGFGDLIEHKDQHIKILVSPL; translated from the coding sequence ATGAAAGCCGCTGTTTGGCACGGGAAGCGCGATGTGCGGGTGGAAGAGGTCCCCGAGCCGCCTATCCCGTCTCCAGAAGAAGTGAAGATCAAGGTTCATTGGTGCGGTATTTGTGGGTCTGATCTCCATGAATACCTTGCCGGACCCATTTTTATCCCGGTGGAAAATCCTCATCCCCTGACTGGAAAGAAGGCCCCTGTCATCTTGGGCCATGAGTTTTCGGGTGAGATCGCCCAAATAGGGGAGGGCGTTCATGGAATCCAGGTGGGCGATCGGGTGACAGCATCCGCTTCCAGATCGTGCGGCGAGTGTTTCTGGTGCAAAAGAGGGGAGACCATTATTTGTCATATGAACGCAGCGACGGGAATGATGGCTGACGGGGCCTTTGCGGAATACGTCAATGTCCCCGCATACAACATCTATAAACTGCCGGAGGGCGTTTCTTTTGAAGAGGCCGCTCTGACCGAACCGCTGGCTGTGGGCGTACATGCGATGAGGAGAGCCCGCATCAAAACCGGTGACCATGTAGTCATCGTGGGTGCTGGAACCATAGGACTGTCCGTACTTCAGGCGACCAGGGCCTCGGGGGCCGGGACGATTACGGTCGTGGAGGTTGCCGAAGCCCGGAAAGAATATGCCAAGAAATTGGGTGCTACTAGAGTATTGGATCCTACAAAGGTGGACGTCCCTGCGGAGGTGGCCAGGATAACGGATGGTGTGGGCGCCGACCTCGGGTTTGAATGCGTGGGGGATCCCAAGACAGCCCTTCTTACCCTCGATTCAGTAAGGCGGGGGGGGAAAATGGTCGTGCTTGGAGTATTCGAAAGGCCGGCTGAAATCAACCTCAATTCGTGTGTGTTTTTCGAAAAACAAATTATTGGGTCCCTTGGATACAATGATGAATTCTCGACGGTTCTTTCATTCTTGGTGGACGGCCGGTTGCAGGCCAAACCGATGATCAGCGGAAAGATAAGACTGGAAGATATCTTGGAAATGGGTTTTGGAGACCTCATTGAACATAAGGATCAACATATAAAGATTCTCGTTTCACCTCTTTGA
- a CDS encoding 3-oxoacyl-ACP reductase FabG, translated as MELKGRVGIVTGAAGGLGRAIALELVHEGMNVVAVDLAQDPMDVLVKEAEGFGADVLAMTADVTSSESTERMARKTLDRFGRIDVLVNNAGVIVAAPFVEMKRADWDRIIGVNLGGVFNCCKAVVPSMIQRKTGRIVNISSVAGKRAAPLISAYSASKFGVIGLTQALALELGEYDITVNAVCPGFIETAMWKDHLNPALSPLLGVGAEEVFHTFIETNVPLKRPQSPEDIAQCVVFLCKADNITGAAINVDGGHTMV; from the coding sequence ATGGAGCTGAAAGGCAGGGTCGGAATAGTAACTGGAGCAGCCGGGGGCCTCGGACGCGCCATTGCCCTGGAACTGGTCCATGAGGGAATGAACGTCGTTGCGGTTGACCTGGCGCAGGATCCAATGGACGTGTTGGTCAAAGAAGCCGAAGGATTCGGTGCGGATGTGCTGGCGATGACGGCGGACGTGACCTCATCCGAATCCACGGAAAGGATGGCCCGGAAAACACTCGATCGATTTGGGCGGATCGACGTTTTGGTCAACAATGCGGGCGTAATCGTCGCCGCGCCTTTTGTGGAAATGAAAAGAGCGGATTGGGACAGAATAATCGGCGTAAATCTAGGGGGCGTCTTCAATTGCTGTAAAGCCGTTGTACCTAGCATGATCCAAAGAAAGACCGGGCGGATTGTGAACATCTCATCCGTGGCCGGCAAGAGGGCCGCCCCACTGATTTCCGCCTACAGCGCCTCAAAATTCGGGGTCATCGGCCTGACCCAGGCGCTGGCCTTGGAGCTGGGGGAATATGATATTACCGTGAATGCCGTATGCCCGGGCTTTATTGAAACCGCCATGTGGAAAGATCATCTGAACCCGGCATTGTCGCCTTTGTTGGGTGTTGGAGCCGAAGAGGTGTTTCATACATTTATAGAGACCAATGTTCCGCTGAAAAGACCACAAAGCCCCGAGGACATCGCTCAATGTGTGGTGTTTCTTTGTAAGGCGGACAATATCACGGGAGCGGCCATAAATGTGGATGGGGGACATACCATGGTTTAG